In Mycolicibacterium mucogenicum DSM 44124, the following are encoded in one genomic region:
- a CDS encoding DNA-3-methyladenine glycosylase has translation MSAEPLAVDPVTAARRLLGATLYGRDVVATVVEVEAYGGPPSGPWPDAAAHSFRGPTPRSTVMFGPAGRLYTYRSHGIHVCANVVCCADGVAGAVLLRAARVVDGCGVAAGRRRPGITPVAYARGPGNLCEALGIALADNGIDLMDRRSPIRLELNPTQEGSAGPRVGVSQAADRAWRFWLPGTPEVSNYRRSPRAPAPGESD, from the coding sequence ATGAGCGCCGAGCCACTCGCCGTCGACCCGGTCACCGCGGCTCGACGACTGCTAGGTGCCACGTTGTACGGCCGGGACGTGGTCGCCACCGTGGTGGAGGTGGAGGCCTACGGCGGACCGCCATCGGGACCCTGGCCGGATGCGGCTGCGCACTCGTTCCGCGGGCCGACGCCCCGGAGCACTGTGATGTTCGGACCGGCCGGGCGTCTGTACACGTATCGCAGTCACGGGATTCATGTGTGCGCCAACGTCGTGTGTTGCGCCGATGGTGTGGCGGGTGCCGTGCTGCTCCGCGCGGCCCGCGTCGTCGACGGTTGTGGTGTCGCCGCGGGCCGTCGGCGGCCCGGCATCACGCCCGTCGCGTACGCCCGGGGCCCGGGCAATCTGTGTGAGGCGCTCGGAATCGCCTTGGCGGACAACGGTATTGACCTGATGGATCGGCGATCGCCGATCCGGCTGGAGCTGAACCCGACGCAGGAGGGCAGCGCCGGGCCGCGCGTCGGCGTCAGTCAGGCCGCCGACCGGGCCTGGCGGTTCTGGTTGCCGGGCACCCCCGAGGTGTCGAACTACCGGCGCAGTCCCCGGGCGCCGGCACCGGGGGAGAGCGACTAG
- the tyrS gene encoding tyrosine--tRNA ligase, which translates to MSTGILDELDWRGLIAQSTDREALAAATTTDGPLTLYAGFDPTAPSLHAGHLVPLLTLRRFQQAGHRPIVLAGGATGMIGDPRDNGERTMNTADTVAEWSERIRGQLERFVEFNDSGNGAIVENNLSWTGPMSAIEFLRDLGKHFSVNVMLDRDTIKRRLEGDGISYTEFSYMLLQANDFVELYKKHGCSLQVGGSDQWGNIIAGVRLVRQKLGATAHALTVPLVTSADGKKFGKSTGGGNLWLDPELTSPYAWYQYFVNAADADVVGYLRWFTFLSADELGELATATAERPHERAAQRRLARELTTLVHGQAATDAVELASQALFGRAELADLDQSTLSAALTEASNGQVAELTPGGPDGITDLLVATGLSKSRGEARRTVAEGGVYVNNARVESDEWVPQPSDFLGERWLVLRRGKRHIAGVRRVGGSGQE; encoded by the coding sequence GTGAGTACTGGCATCCTCGATGAACTGGACTGGCGCGGCCTGATCGCGCAATCGACCGACCGCGAAGCGCTCGCTGCCGCGACGACGACGGATGGGCCGCTCACGCTCTATGCCGGCTTCGACCCCACCGCACCCAGCCTGCACGCCGGACATCTGGTTCCCCTGCTCACGCTGCGGCGATTCCAGCAGGCCGGACACCGTCCCATCGTGCTGGCCGGCGGTGCCACCGGCATGATCGGCGATCCCCGGGACAACGGGGAGCGGACCATGAACACCGCCGACACCGTCGCCGAGTGGTCTGAACGTATCCGCGGCCAGCTCGAGCGATTTGTCGAGTTCAACGACTCGGGCAACGGTGCGATCGTCGAGAACAACCTGTCCTGGACCGGGCCGATGTCGGCCATCGAATTCCTGCGTGACCTGGGCAAACACTTCTCGGTCAACGTCATGCTCGATCGCGACACCATCAAGCGGCGCCTCGAAGGCGACGGGATCTCGTACACCGAGTTCAGCTACATGCTCCTTCAGGCCAACGACTTCGTCGAGCTGTACAAGAAGCACGGCTGCAGCCTGCAGGTCGGTGGCTCCGACCAGTGGGGGAACATCATCGCGGGCGTCCGTCTGGTGCGCCAGAAGCTGGGCGCGACCGCGCATGCGCTGACGGTTCCGCTGGTCACCTCGGCCGACGGCAAGAAGTTCGGCAAGTCGACCGGCGGCGGCAATCTGTGGCTCGACCCCGAGCTGACCAGCCCATATGCCTGGTACCAGTACTTCGTGAACGCGGCCGACGCCGATGTCGTCGGCTACCTGCGCTGGTTCACCTTCCTGTCTGCCGATGAGCTCGGTGAACTCGCGACCGCAACTGCCGAACGTCCGCACGAGCGCGCGGCGCAACGCCGGCTGGCTCGGGAACTGACCACGTTGGTGCACGGCCAGGCGGCGACCGACGCTGTCGAACTGGCCAGTCAGGCGCTCTTCGGCCGTGCCGAGCTCGCCGATCTCGACCAGTCGACGCTTTCGGCTGCGCTGACCGAGGCCAGTAACGGCCAGGTCGCCGAGCTGACACCCGGTGGTCCGGATGGGATCACTGACCTGTTGGTTGCGACGGGGCTGTCCAAGAGTCGTGGGGAAGCGCGCCGAACGGTCGCCGAAGGCGGCGTCTACGTGAACAACGCGCGTGTGGAAAGTGACGAGTGGGTACCACAGCCGTCGGACTTTCTCGGTGAGCGCTGGCTGGTGTTGCGGCGTGGCAAGCGCCACATCGCCGGGGTGCGGCGGGTTGGCGGGTCCGGCCAAGAATGA
- a CDS encoding ABC transporter ATP-binding protein: MMSSSRGELLDHASDVAIRIDNLTVVRGNRRAIDDVSLQVRRGSITGLLGPSGCGKTTLMRAIVGTQIITNGTVTVLGKPGGSADLRRRVGYVTQSPTVYNDLRVIDNVRYFAALTGSSKTAADEAITAVGLQDHRTSLCGNMSGGQRTRASLACALVSKPDLLVLDEPTVGLDPVLRVDLWEQFDRLARGGTTLLVSSHVMDEADHCGELLLMREGRLLEHTTPTRLREDTGCSSLEEAFLTVIRRSTAGRAG, encoded by the coding sequence ATGATGAGTTCATCTCGTGGTGAATTACTGGATCATGCCTCTGACGTCGCGATTCGGATCGACAATCTGACCGTCGTCCGCGGTAATCGGCGCGCGATCGACGACGTATCCCTGCAGGTCCGGCGCGGCAGCATCACCGGACTGCTCGGTCCGTCCGGCTGCGGCAAGACCACCCTGATGCGCGCCATCGTCGGTACCCAGATCATCACTAACGGCACGGTGACCGTGCTCGGGAAGCCCGGCGGGTCGGCCGATCTACGTCGCCGCGTGGGGTACGTGACCCAGTCGCCGACGGTGTACAACGATCTGCGCGTCATCGACAACGTGCGCTATTTCGCCGCGTTGACGGGCTCCAGCAAGACCGCGGCCGACGAGGCGATAACGGCCGTCGGCCTGCAGGATCACCGAACATCGTTGTGCGGCAACATGTCCGGCGGCCAGCGGACGCGCGCCTCGCTGGCCTGTGCGCTGGTGTCCAAACCTGACCTGCTGGTGCTCGACGAACCGACGGTCGGATTAGACCCGGTGCTGCGCGTCGACCTCTGGGAACAGTTCGACCGGCTGGCCCGCGGCGGCACCACCCTGCTGGTCTCCAGCCATGTGATGGACGAGGCCGACCACTGCGGCGAACTGCTGTTGATGCGCGAAGGCCGCCTGCTCGAGCACACCACGCCCACCCGACTACGAGAGGACACCGGATGTTCATCGCTGGAGGAAGCGTTTCTGACCGTCATCCGGCGCAGCACCGCGGGCAGAGCCGGTTGA
- a CDS encoding tetratricopeptide repeat protein has protein sequence MVDNRQGGDRRPSRRDDGDARRGQRPQRDRAQAPRRPGSDRNGRPPHSRDAAATSDRPAGPRLPDDVEAKQLSPEVRRELTTLDKATADYVAKHLVMAGDLLEEDPEAALEHARAARNRASRIAAIREAVGIAAYHCGDWAQALSELRAARRMGSKSPLLALIADCERGIGRPERAIELGRSPEAEQLTGDDADELKIVLAGARCDLGQPAQALALLSNPPLDSTRTGQTAARLFYVYAETLLALDRTNDALQWFLHAAAADLEGVTDAEDRVAELG, from the coding sequence GTGGTCGACAACAGGCAGGGCGGCGATCGTCGCCCCTCGCGCAGAGACGACGGCGACGCACGACGGGGGCAGCGGCCTCAGCGTGACCGCGCGCAGGCACCCAGACGCCCCGGTTCAGATCGGAACGGCCGGCCACCGCACTCCCGCGACGCCGCGGCGACGTCGGATCGTCCGGCTGGTCCCAGGCTGCCCGACGACGTCGAAGCCAAGCAGCTCTCGCCCGAGGTACGTCGCGAGCTGACGACCCTCGACAAGGCGACCGCGGACTACGTGGCCAAGCACCTCGTCATGGCCGGCGATCTGCTGGAAGAAGACCCGGAAGCCGCTCTCGAGCATGCACGTGCCGCGCGCAACCGCGCGTCGCGCATCGCGGCGATCCGAGAGGCCGTCGGCATCGCGGCGTACCACTGTGGTGACTGGGCCCAGGCCCTCTCCGAGCTGCGTGCCGCACGACGGATGGGGAGCAAGTCTCCGCTGTTGGCCCTCATCGCCGACTGCGAGCGCGGCATCGGCCGTCCGGAGCGCGCCATCGAGCTTGGCCGCAGCCCCGAAGCCGAACAGCTCACCGGTGACGACGCCGACGAACTGAAGATCGTGCTGGCCGGTGCGCGTTGCGACCTCGGCCAGCCGGCGCAGGCATTGGCGCTGCTGTCGAACCCGCCGCTCGATTCCACCCGGACCGGCCAGACGGCAGCTCGCCTGTTCTACGTGTATGCCGAGACGCTGCTGGCCCTCGATCGTACGAACGACGCACTCCAGTGGTTCCTGCATGCGGCAGCCGCGGACCTGGAAGGCGTCACGGACGCCGAGGACCGCGTTGCCGAATTGGGCTGA
- a CDS encoding HAD-IIA family hydrolase, translated as MTTLAQLHDCLLLDLDGTVFRGHEATEGAVDALAAVTSRKLYVTNNASRSPAEVADHLDALGFSAHADDVVTSAQSAAHLLALQLPAGAKVLVIGTEALAAEVANVGLQPVRQFTDGPVAVVQGHSPQTGWADLAEAALTIRAGGLWVAANSDKTLPSERGLLPGNGSMVAALQTATEQVPQVAGKPQPTLMNDALARGQYQAPLVVGDRLDTDIAGANAAGLPSLMVLTGVNSAADMVHAIPAERPDYLAPDLRSLDAAAETLRIGPHPAWQVETSGNDVVVRATGEAAGDDLSVVRATADAVWAATNGRVRITAGDDTARAALDRWSLLDGTDPLA; from the coding sequence GTGACGACGCTGGCTCAGCTGCACGACTGCCTGCTCCTGGATCTCGACGGCACCGTCTTCCGTGGTCATGAGGCCACCGAAGGCGCCGTCGACGCCCTTGCCGCGGTCACGTCCCGCAAGCTTTACGTGACCAACAATGCGTCGCGAAGCCCGGCCGAGGTGGCCGACCACCTCGATGCGCTCGGTTTCTCCGCGCATGCCGATGATGTGGTGACCAGCGCCCAGAGCGCGGCGCACCTGCTGGCGCTGCAGCTGCCCGCGGGTGCCAAGGTGCTGGTCATCGGTACAGAGGCGCTGGCAGCCGAGGTCGCCAATGTCGGTCTGCAGCCGGTGCGGCAGTTCACCGACGGGCCGGTCGCGGTGGTCCAGGGGCATTCACCCCAGACCGGGTGGGCCGACCTCGCCGAAGCGGCGCTCACCATTCGGGCCGGTGGCCTCTGGGTGGCGGCGAACAGCGACAAGACGCTGCCGTCGGAGCGGGGACTGTTGCCAGGCAACGGCTCGATGGTCGCTGCACTGCAGACCGCCACCGAACAGGTGCCGCAGGTCGCCGGTAAGCCGCAGCCGACGCTGATGAACGACGCCCTGGCCCGCGGCCAGTATCAGGCCCCGTTGGTCGTGGGAGACCGGCTCGACACCGATATCGCGGGAGCGAATGCCGCCGGCCTGCCCAGCCTGATGGTGCTGACCGGGGTGAACAGCGCCGCCGACATGGTGCACGCCATCCCCGCCGAGCGCCCCGACTACCTGGCGCCCGACCTGCGCTCGCTGGACGCTGCTGCGGAGACGTTGCGGATCGGGCCGCACCCCGCGTGGCAGGTGGAGACATCGGGCAACGACGTCGTCGTACGCGCCACCGGAGAGGCTGCCGGCGATGATTTGTCGGTGGTCCGTGCCACCGCCGACGCGGTCTGGGCCGCTACCAACGGTCGGGTACGGATCACGGCAGGTGACGACACGGCACGCGCGGCATTGGATCGGTGGTCGCTGCTGG
- a CDS encoding GNAT family N-acetyltransferase, producing MTTDALFCGIDLARRIEGAEAQFMAAATNAARARGAPASVRPVGGGFACFAEPGSPMNKVVGVGFGAIPEAAEWTEIEAGCGANGAPVQVELANLADPGIGRTLTGRGYRLVGFENVLGRAVAVGTEPVVTGVEVRRSDDINAWVEAVVDGFAHPDDQGVASHEEFPRGIVERAERDIEKAGAAAYLASIDGVVAGGAAARFADGIAQLAGAATRPDYRRRGVQSALLAKRLADAAAAGCDIAVVTTGAGTKSQQNVQRFGFQLLYTRAILVFDRERSTP from the coding sequence ATGACTACCGACGCCCTGTTCTGCGGCATCGATCTGGCTCGCCGCATCGAGGGCGCTGAGGCGCAGTTCATGGCGGCCGCCACCAATGCCGCGCGAGCGCGCGGTGCGCCCGCGTCGGTGCGGCCCGTGGGCGGCGGCTTCGCGTGCTTCGCCGAGCCCGGGTCGCCGATGAACAAGGTGGTGGGCGTGGGTTTTGGCGCGATACCTGAGGCCGCCGAGTGGACGGAGATCGAAGCAGGTTGTGGCGCCAACGGTGCGCCGGTCCAGGTCGAGCTCGCCAACCTGGCCGACCCCGGCATCGGCCGGACGCTGACCGGACGTGGCTACCGACTCGTGGGATTCGAGAATGTGCTGGGCCGCGCGGTGGCCGTCGGCACCGAGCCAGTGGTGACTGGAGTCGAGGTTCGGCGCAGCGACGACATCAACGCCTGGGTCGAGGCGGTGGTCGACGGTTTCGCCCACCCGGACGACCAGGGCGTGGCCAGCCATGAGGAGTTTCCCCGCGGCATCGTCGAACGGGCTGAGCGCGATATCGAAAAGGCCGGTGCCGCAGCGTATCTCGCATCGATTGATGGCGTCGTTGCGGGAGGCGCCGCAGCGCGCTTTGCCGACGGAATCGCGCAACTCGCCGGTGCCGCAACGAGGCCGGACTACCGCAGGCGCGGGGTGCAGAGCGCATTGCTCGCGAAACGATTGGCCGACGCCGCCGCCGCGGGCTGCGACATCGCCGTCGTCACGACCGGCGCGGGGACCAAATCGCAACAGAATGTGCAGCGCTTCGGGTTCCAGCTGCTCTACACCCGGGCGATCCTGGTATTCGATAGGGAAAGATCGACGCCGTGA